Proteins co-encoded in one Arachis hypogaea cultivar Tifrunner chromosome 11, arahy.Tifrunner.gnm2.J5K5, whole genome shotgun sequence genomic window:
- the LOC112721258 gene encoding uncharacterized protein — translation MAPYKASVLDPDVIAETTENIKKIRARILTAQSPQKSYADQRRKPLDVEIGEHVLLRVTPTTGIGRAIMTNKWNPTFIGQFDILRRFKPVAYQVTLPPYLSTLHVVFHVSQLCKYTSDATHVLEPESVELREILTFQVTPVRIDDTSVKKLRGKEVSFVKVAWKRAGVEEHTWEIGIREAKGLSRAFLR, via the exons atggctccgtatAAGG CAAGTGTCTTGGATCCTGATGTAAtagcagagactactgagaaCATTAAGAAGATTCGTGCAAGGATTCTAACTGCTCAGAGTCCACAGAAGAGTTATGCGGATCAGAGAAGGAAACCATTGGATGTTGAGATAGGAGAACATGTACTTCTAAGGGTTACACCGACAACTGGGATTGGAAGAGCAATCATGACCAACAAGTGGAATCCGACATTCATAGGACAGTTCGACATCCTGAGGCGGTTCAAGCCGGTGGCGTACCAAGTAACTTTGCCACCTTACCTATCTACCTTACATGTcgtattccacgtgtcacaactcTGTAAGTACACATCGGATGCGACTCATGTGTTAGAGCCTGAGTCGGTTGAGTTGAGGGAGATCTTGACATTCCAGGTGACACCGGTGAGGATTGATGATACCAGTGTGAAGAAGCTGCGAGGGAAGGAAGTTTCATTCGTTAAGGTTGCTTGGAAGAGAGCAGGAGTTGAAGAGCATACTTGGGAAATTGGGATCCGAGAGGCGAAAGGATTATCCCGAGCTTTTCtcaggtaa